One window of Gloeothece citriformis PCC 7424 genomic DNA carries:
- a CDS encoding phycobiliprotein lyase produces MEIREFLDLWVDRWFALRTSYQLDHQKIENSKSEITVERLPIEHPEVIKLCEQYQIDPSLTLGGIKTSWDNSVDWGKSKQTGATIVVWIPTENNSATGQLLQKNNSKYLKGRYSLGDDEALTLIVEETDSYFEERVWFASPNLRLRNSLIKNGNGFSQTAFYSEIRRVAPKN; encoded by the coding sequence ATGGAGATTCGAGAGTTTTTAGACTTATGGGTTGATAGATGGTTTGCCTTACGTACTAGCTATCAACTCGATCATCAAAAAATTGAAAATAGTAAATCAGAAATTACCGTTGAAAGATTGCCGATAGAGCATCCAGAGGTGATCAAACTGTGTGAGCAATATCAAATTGACCCCAGTTTAACCCTAGGGGGAATAAAAACCAGTTGGGATAATTCGGTAGATTGGGGCAAATCTAAACAAACTGGAGCTACAATTGTTGTTTGGATTCCTACGGAAAATAATTCTGCTACTGGCCAATTGCTACAGAAAAACAACTCTAAATATTTAAAGGGTCGTTATAGTCTAGGGGATGATGAAGCGTTAACCTTAATTGTGGAAGAGACTGATAGCTATTTTGAAGAGAGAGTCTGGTTTGCTAGTCCTAATTTGCGATTACGCAATAGCTTAATTAAAAATGGTAATGGGTTTAGTCAAACGGCTTTTTATTCAGAAATTCGTCGGGTCGCTCCTAAAAATTGA
- a CDS encoding Fic family protein — protein sequence MATAYGYGFLKNHCFVDGNKRVALISVYTFLYQFSITLNLIDPPNPPF from the coding sequence TTGGCTACTGCTTACGGCTATGGATTTTTAAAAAATCATTGCTTTGTAGATGGTAATAAAAGAGTTGCTTTAATTAGTGTTTATACTTTTTTATACCAATTCTCTATAACGTTGAATTTAATAGATCCCCCCAACCCCCCTTTTTAA
- a CDS encoding biotin--[acetyl-CoA-carboxylase] ligase, translating into MLYSFEFLIVTLNQHQLDNALTKMITPEQREQLSFYLYDRIESTNDICWKLIEQGNQTPLIVIATEQTAGRGQWGRIWQSPPGGLYLSLGLSLEMSALNAPHLTLWSAWGICESLHHHHIPLFLKWPNDLILERRKLGGIKTETRIHQEIISSAVIGVGINWSNSVPQTGINLYSWIKDQRDPPIHSLEELAALTITGILIGYERYRQKGIKPILEDYLKRLQSQGKRVMVNGSPGIVVGVTPQGELQVQLYSSGARTMINLPPGSISLGYD; encoded by the coding sequence TTGTTGTATAGTTTTGAATTTCTCATTGTGACGCTTAACCAACATCAATTAGACAACGCCCTAACAAAAATGATTACTCCCGAACAACGGGAGCAACTCTCATTTTATTTATATGATCGGATTGAGTCTACCAATGATATCTGTTGGAAACTAATAGAACAAGGAAATCAGACTCCTTTAATCGTCATTGCCACCGAACAAACCGCCGGGAGAGGACAATGGGGCAGAATTTGGCAATCTCCCCCAGGAGGACTTTATTTATCTTTGGGGTTATCCCTAGAAATGAGTGCCCTTAATGCTCCTCATTTAACTTTATGGAGTGCTTGGGGAATCTGTGAGAGTCTGCACCATCACCATATTCCCCTATTTTTAAAATGGCCGAATGATTTAATCTTAGAAAGACGAAAATTAGGAGGCATTAAAACCGAAACCCGAATACATCAAGAGATAATTTCATCCGCCGTTATTGGAGTGGGAATTAATTGGAGTAATTCAGTTCCACAGACAGGAATTAATTTATACTCTTGGATTAAAGATCAGCGAGATCCTCCTATCCATAGTTTAGAAGAATTAGCCGCCCTCACGATCACAGGAATTTTAATCGGATATGAACGTTATAGACAAAAAGGAATAAAACCTATTCTTGAAGATTATTTAAAGCGGTTGCAAAGTCAAGGCAAGAGAGTTATGGTAAATGGAAGCCCAGGAATAGTGGTAGGTGTAACCCCCCAAGGAGAGTTACAAGTCCAGTTATATTCCTCTGGTGCAAGAACAATGATTAATCTCCCACCAGGAAGTATTAGTCTTGGTTATGATTAA
- a CDS encoding Uma2 family endonuclease yields MLTDTEKRFYTPQEYLELEEKAEFKHEYRDGEIIPMPGGTTNHNKIALNFCRKFPLTIDGQDYDIYALDLRVWIPDYRSYTYPDVIIIKGTPVYHSSGTSIVTNPCLIVEVLSKSTRDYDRSDKFRAYRSIPEFQEYILIDQSSFYGEQYIKQNEGEWLLKIYEGGNTVLSLSTIHFNVSFQELYQRVNFDVNEET; encoded by the coding sequence ATGCTAACTGATACGGAAAAACGGTTTTATACTCCACAAGAGTATTTAGAGTTAGAGGAAAAGGCTGAGTTTAAACATGAATATCGAGATGGAGAGATTATACCCATGCCTGGGGGAACAACAAATCATAATAAAATTGCTCTTAATTTTTGTCGAAAATTCCCTTTAACTATTGATGGACAAGATTATGATATTTATGCCCTTGATTTAAGGGTATGGATTCCTGATTATCGTAGTTATACTTATCCTGATGTGATCATTATTAAAGGCACTCCAGTTTATCATAGTTCAGGAACAAGTATCGTTACAAATCCTTGTTTAATTGTTGAGGTTTTATCAAAGTCTACTAGAGATTATGATCGAAGTGATAAGTTTAGAGCTTATCGTTCAATTCCTGAGTTTCAAGAATATATTCTGATTGATCAGTCGAGTTTTTATGGGGAACAATATATCAAGCAAAATGAGGGAGAATGGTTATTGAAAATTTATGAAGGAGGAAATACTGTTTTAAGTTTATCGACTATTCATTTTAATGTTTCTTTTCAGGAGTTATATCAGCGAGTTAATTTTGATGTAAATGAGGAAACATAA
- the mnmE gene encoding tRNA uridine-5-carboxymethylaminomethyl(34) synthesis GTPase MnmE — protein sequence MSIIPGETIAAIATAIVPQQGSIGIVRLSGAKALDIARTLFHAPGKQVWESHRILYGYIRHPQSQILIDEALLLLMFAPRSYTKEDVIEFHCHGGIIPVQQVLQLCLEQGARLAQPGEFTLRAFLNGRIDLTKAESVAELVNSQSVQASQVALAGLEGKLAHPIRQLRSTCLDILAEVEARIDFEEDLPPLDEEDIKQRLTEVLVEVNQILATAERGELLRNGLKVAIVGRPNVGKSSLLNAWSRSDRAIVTDLPGTTRDVVESQLVVGGIPIQVLDTAGIRETQDRVEKIGVERSRQAAQRADLILLTIDAQTGWTGEDEEIYQQVKHRPLILIINKTDLASADTINYPWEITQIVTTVAAKSEGIEDLEQMILNSVQAGKLTGANLEFAINQRQAAALTRTSVALEQVQDTIKNQLPLDFWTIDLRSAIQALGEVTGEEVTESILNRVFSRFCIGK from the coding sequence ATGTCTATCATACCTGGAGAAACCATTGCTGCGATCGCTACGGCTATTGTCCCTCAACAAGGGAGTATAGGCATCGTGCGCTTATCGGGTGCTAAAGCGTTAGACATTGCCCGGACGCTTTTTCACGCCCCAGGTAAACAGGTTTGGGAAAGTCACCGCATTCTCTATGGTTATATTCGTCATCCCCAAAGTCAGATTTTAATCGATGAAGCGTTATTACTGTTGATGTTCGCCCCTCGTTCCTATACCAAAGAAGATGTCATAGAATTTCACTGTCATGGGGGCATTATTCCGGTTCAACAGGTTTTACAATTATGTCTCGAACAGGGAGCAAGACTAGCGCAACCGGGAGAATTTACCCTACGCGCTTTTCTCAATGGACGAATTGATTTAACGAAAGCAGAAAGTGTCGCCGAATTAGTCAATTCTCAATCAGTACAAGCGTCTCAAGTGGCTTTAGCCGGGTTGGAAGGAAAACTTGCTCATCCAATACGTCAACTGCGTTCAACTTGTTTAGATATTCTCGCTGAGGTGGAAGCTAGAATTGATTTTGAAGAAGATTTACCCCCTTTAGACGAAGAAGACATCAAGCAACGTTTGACAGAGGTTTTAGTTGAAGTTAATCAAATTTTAGCAACAGCAGAGCGAGGAGAATTACTCCGTAATGGCTTAAAAGTGGCGATTGTCGGTCGTCCTAATGTGGGAAAATCGAGTTTATTAAATGCTTGGAGTCGTAGCGATCGCGCGATTGTCACTGATTTACCCGGAACGACCAGAGATGTAGTAGAATCTCAATTAGTCGTAGGAGGAATCCCGATACAAGTTTTAGATACAGCCGGAATCAGAGAAACACAAGACCGGGTAGAAAAAATTGGGGTTGAGCGATCGCGCCAAGCCGCTCAAAGGGCTGATTTAATTTTACTGACTATTGATGCTCAGACCGGATGGACTGGTGAAGATGAGGAAATTTATCAACAAGTCAAACATCGTCCTTTAATTTTAATTATCAATAAAACCGATCTTGCCTCAGCCGATACGATTAATTATCCTTGGGAGATCACCCAAATTGTCACAACGGTAGCGGCTAAAAGTGAGGGAATTGAGGATTTAGAACAGATGATTCTCAATTCAGTTCAAGCCGGAAAATTAACAGGGGCTAATTTAGAGTTTGCCATTAATCAACGACAAGCGGCGGCTTTAACTCGGACATCTGTGGCTTTAGAACAAGTTCAGGATACGATTAAAAATCAATTGCCTCTGGATTTTTGGACAATAGATTTACGGAGTGCGATTCAAGCTTTAGGAGAAGTGACCGGGGAAGAAGTCACAGAGTCTATATTAAATAGGGTTTTTAGCCGTTTTTGTATTGGTAAGTAA
- a CDS encoding MazE family transcriptional regulator, with protein MKLNVKKRGNSLSVIIPKEMAVNLNVEDGDTLFATLIIVGQQHHYMSWLLLTAMDF; from the coding sequence ATGAAATTAAATGTCAAGAAAAGAGGCAATTCTCTTAGTGTAATCATCCCCAAAGAAATGGCAGTTAATCTGAATGTAGAGGATGGAGACACACTTTTTGCCACGCTTATTATAGTGGGGCAACAGCATCATTATATGAGTTGGCTACTGCTTACGGCTATGGATTTTTAA
- a CDS encoding glycosyltransferase family 4 protein, translating to MQPIRVGFYSHQNYLDRNTWSGTLFRMYQALKSTDLKIINLGNPQKPSLVTKLVKRLQKIQERPLLGSPEFLKINQNFVEQVQKQLLKTPCDVLFAPVADQELYFLETKIPIIYASDTTVDLHCKYYTLKFNEQEIEWRFKQEKVAISKASQFIYPSQWAAESAIETYNLERDKVEIIPYGANIDDIPLTEKLNLFRSKNFFPCKLLFIGKDWQRKGGDIAVQALRYLEHLGFDVQLTILGTVPPEGVNNPNIKVIPFLDKNLPEERQQFDQLLLSSHFFIFPTRADCSPIVVCEANAFGLPVITTDVGGISTMITNDKNGYMLPLSATGEEFGQVIAKIIADPNQYEQMSYHSRQEYEQRLNWEKWGESVEKVIKTMLK from the coding sequence ATGCAACCTATTCGAGTCGGTTTTTACTCCCATCAAAATTATTTAGATCGAAATACTTGGTCAGGAACTTTATTCCGAATGTATCAAGCTTTGAAATCTACAGACTTGAAGATTATTAATTTAGGTAATCCTCAAAAACCTTCTTTAGTCACTAAGCTAGTTAAGCGCTTGCAAAAAATTCAAGAAAGACCTTTATTAGGGTCTCCTGAGTTTTTGAAAATCAATCAAAACTTTGTAGAGCAAGTTCAAAAACAGCTTCTTAAAACCCCTTGTGATGTTCTCTTTGCTCCTGTAGCTGACCAAGAATTATATTTTTTAGAAACCAAAATTCCTATTATTTATGCCTCGGATACTACAGTTGACTTACATTGTAAATATTATACTTTAAAATTTAATGAACAAGAAATAGAATGGAGATTTAAACAAGAAAAAGTGGCTATATCAAAAGCCAGTCAATTTATATATCCTTCTCAATGGGCAGCCGAATCAGCTATCGAAACCTATAATCTCGAAAGAGATAAAGTAGAAATTATTCCCTATGGAGCTAACATAGATGACATTCCTTTAACAGAAAAACTAAACTTATTTCGCTCAAAAAACTTTTTTCCTTGTAAATTATTATTTATTGGAAAAGATTGGCAAAGAAAAGGAGGAGATATAGCGGTTCAAGCTTTAAGGTATTTGGAACATTTAGGATTCGATGTTCAACTCACTATTTTAGGAACTGTTCCCCCAGAAGGAGTTAACAACCCAAACATCAAAGTTATTCCTTTCTTAGATAAAAATTTACCTGAAGAAAGACAACAATTTGATCAATTATTGCTGAGTTCTCATTTTTTCATTTTTCCAACTCGTGCAGATTGTTCCCCTATCGTTGTTTGTGAAGCCAATGCGTTTGGACTTCCCGTAATCACCACTGATGTAGGCGGAATTTCAACCATGATTACTAATGACAAAAATGGATATATGTTGCCTCTTTCTGCCACTGGAGAAGAGTTTGGTCAAGTCATTGCTAAAATTATTGCTGACCCCAATCAATATGAACAAATGAGTTATCATTCAAGACAAGAATATGAACAGCGATTAAATTGGGAAAAATGGGGAGAAAGTGTCGAAAAAGTCATTAAAACTATGCTTAAATAA
- a CDS encoding HEAT repeat domain-containing protein, with amino-acid sequence MNPLSLEQISTQLESPNSRDRLLALASLREIPAEDAVPLIKKVLDDELLQVRSMAVFALGVKQTEECYPILVKLLETDPDYGIRADAAGALGYLGDIRAFEPLVRAFYEDTQWLVRFSAAVSLGNLKDIRAKQVLLEALKSEETVIKQAAIAALGEIGATDTVEQILNFANSEDWLIRQRLAEALGKLNTPKSISALKFLEKDPHPQVSQAANLSRKLLETSD; translated from the coding sequence ATGAACCCATTAAGTTTAGAACAAATCTCTACTCAACTCGAAAGTCCTAACTCTCGCGATCGCCTCTTAGCCTTAGCCTCATTGCGGGAAATACCGGCAGAGGATGCCGTACCTTTAATCAAAAAAGTATTAGATGATGAACTCTTACAAGTGCGCTCAATGGCAGTTTTTGCTTTAGGGGTGAAACAGACAGAAGAATGCTACCCCATTTTAGTCAAACTCCTAGAAACCGATCCAGATTATGGAATTCGAGCCGATGCCGCCGGAGCATTAGGTTATTTAGGAGATATTAGAGCGTTTGAGCCTTTAGTGCGGGCATTTTATGAAGATACACAATGGTTAGTCCGTTTTAGTGCGGCGGTTTCCTTGGGAAATTTAAAGGATATTCGCGCTAAACAAGTGTTATTGGAAGCACTAAAAAGCGAAGAAACGGTGATCAAACAAGCAGCGATCGCGGCTTTAGGAGAAATTGGCGCAACAGATACAGTGGAGCAAATTCTTAATTTTGCTAACTCCGAAGACTGGTTAATTAGACAACGGTTAGCGGAAGCATTAGGCAAGCTCAACACGCCTAAAAGTATTTCTGCGCTCAAATTTTTAGAAAAAGATCCTCATCCTCAAGTTAGTCAAGCGGCTAACCTATCCCGCAAGCTTCTAGAAACATCTGATTAA
- a CDS encoding alginate export family protein, whose protein sequence is MNQLFNKSSYSHQYFYQNLISSLIVVLNLNGFFFRAMSSNAEEINETFQENRGIELSDHNNLILGDKSPLVDSEQSLGLTETVTEEAIALYVPNQAKNLPISALRLKILNPNDQSSSREILEKKILSHFPLKVGDHFNAQLANQGIIQIQDLPFIRHASYQIVRGKLERYVDIIINIELDPLPPDSKPIQPTGVLVTGDWGQFPLLYRNDKVIVHGTLSGEQGIFSNVAPWFGNAPQFSNLNGNPLPNLPNSTTWSESYLETGVSSQLKLNDLLTVRGGLIYSLDYSFGTNTYDSEETALFGEFQEQLIGVEIGQTRGVKIPWSIDANIGNQNYVIGTGFLIGQGTESGGQRGVVELNPLTAFLDTAIVKLRLGDLKLHGFYLESNPLPQPPTKTTLTGLNLEHTLANQLTLGFAYIHLPFSQISTREGMNVYNFRFWWSPQNSSQGLWLTGEYAYETQSKFNVEANGLYLQIGYNFDKTLWKPSINYLFAYFSGDNPNTPNQYEQFDSLYYASNWDLSDNFSNFLSNSNQITHQFSLTLQPTNNLSLTMQYFLFFTPQPATLLNSPLSWGDLGSELDLTAQYQINSNISVSANTAFAFPGPAFGRSAGFGNLNTWSFFGLTFNWSF, encoded by the coding sequence ATGAACCAACTCTTTAATAAATCTTCATATTCTCATCAATATTTTTATCAAAATTTAATCTCTAGTCTGATAGTCGTCCTTAATCTCAATGGTTTTTTTTTTCGTGCAATGTCTTCTAATGCTGAAGAGATTAATGAGACTTTTCAGGAAAATAGGGGGATTGAATTATCTGATCATAATAATCTAATTTTAGGGGATAAATCTCCTCTGGTTGACTCTGAGCAAAGTTTAGGATTAACTGAAACTGTAACTGAAGAAGCAATAGCTCTTTATGTCCCCAACCAAGCTAAAAATTTACCCATTTCTGCCCTCAGACTAAAAATCCTTAACCCTAATGATCAATCTAGTTCTAGGGAAATTTTAGAAAAAAAAATTCTCTCTCATTTTCCTTTAAAAGTAGGAGATCATTTTAACGCCCAACTTGCTAATCAAGGCATCATTCAAATTCAAGATCTTCCCTTTATTCGTCATGCTAGTTATCAAATTGTTCGCGGTAAACTAGAAAGATATGTAGATATTATTATTAACATTGAATTAGATCCCTTACCACCTGATTCTAAACCCATACAACCTACAGGGGTTTTAGTCACAGGAGATTGGGGACAATTTCCTTTACTCTATCGGAATGATAAAGTGATAGTTCACGGGACTTTGTCAGGGGAGCAAGGAATATTTAGTAATGTCGCTCCTTGGTTTGGTAATGCCCCTCAATTTTCTAATTTAAATGGCAATCCTTTGCCCAATTTACCCAACTCTACAACTTGGAGTGAATCCTATTTAGAAACGGGAGTTTCTTCTCAGTTAAAACTGAATGATTTACTCACTGTTCGGGGGGGATTAATTTATAGTTTAGATTATTCTTTTGGAACTAATACTTATGATAGTGAAGAAACGGCCTTATTTGGAGAGTTTCAAGAGCAATTAATCGGTGTAGAAATAGGTCAAACGAGGGGAGTCAAAATTCCCTGGTCAATTGATGCTAATATAGGAAATCAGAATTATGTAATCGGGACGGGTTTTTTAATTGGTCAAGGAACAGAAAGCGGTGGACAAAGAGGAGTAGTAGAACTTAATCCTTTGACCGCTTTTTTAGATACGGCGATTGTTAAACTCCGTTTAGGGGATTTAAAATTACACGGATTTTATTTAGAATCCAATCCTTTACCTCAACCCCCAACCAAAACCACCCTCACCGGACTAAATCTTGAACATACTTTAGCCAATCAATTAACTCTTGGTTTTGCTTATATTCATCTTCCCTTTTCTCAAATATCCACCCGTGAAGGAATGAATGTCTATAATTTTCGGTTTTGGTGGAGTCCTCAAAACAGTTCCCAAGGACTGTGGTTAACTGGAGAATATGCTTATGAAACCCAGTCGAAATTTAATGTAGAAGCCAATGGATTATATTTACAAATCGGTTATAATTTTGATAAGACTCTCTGGAAACCTTCTATAAATTATTTATTTGCCTACTTTAGTGGTGATAATCCTAATACTCCTAATCAATATGAGCAATTTGATTCTTTATACTACGCTTCTAACTGGGATTTGAGCGATAATTTTTCAAATTTTCTGTCTAATTCTAATCAGATAACTCATCAATTCTCTTTGACGCTTCAACCGACTAATAATTTGTCTTTAACGATGCAATATTTTCTCTTTTTTACGCCTCAACCGGCCACTTTACTTAATTCTCCTTTAAGTTGGGGGGATTTAGGCTCAGAGTTGGATTTAACAGCCCAATATCAAATCAATTCCAATATTTCTGTCAGTGCTAATACAGCTTTTGCTTTTCCTGGGCCAGCTTTTGGGCGCTCCGCAGGATTTGGTAATCTTAATACTTGGTCATTTTTTGGCCTAACCTTTAACTGGAGTTTCTAA
- a CDS encoding M23 family metallopeptidase: MKKTGNEGFSLLTLFNRSLLLKSSASFLGSLTLVSSGLVWTVEGAKATDNVLVIPETSAPAPAPPPTEAPVIIPKSGPVVAPVKSPEVKPVAPLKPRTIKLEPKPSVNKPSNTAAPKIQLSAPKISVPEVKQTSSPIMPQIQPTASGLGTAKNSYIDTNQYHGNPSKPYVAPPAVVLTERSTGCQTVSQNGQLNGGCGVAARKQPTQPTTTVAKTQQRANPPRNLTVARSLTVVKQRPQPVSPSRNLVAASQPQTLRVAQPISSTQVSRPRNTRPQPVSDSQVVSLQPIEMNGVKIALAPVPRYNRSAGLGTQVAPTTHKTDLIFPVAIPAKITSAFGWRVHPISGSTRMHEGTDIGAPMGTPVLAAYAGEVAVADWVGGYGLMVILRHLEGQQESRYAHLSEVYVQPGEQVEQGTVIGRVGSTGFSTGPHLHFEWRHLTEQGWVAVDAGLHLEYALENLIQSMPVAQATPNPEG, from the coding sequence ATGAAAAAAACAGGAAATGAGGGGTTTAGTCTCCTAACTCTATTCAATCGCTCTTTACTCCTGAAAAGTAGTGCTAGTTTTTTAGGTAGTCTCACCCTTGTGAGCAGTGGGTTAGTTTGGACGGTAGAAGGAGCAAAAGCAACCGATAATGTTTTAGTCATTCCGGAAACCAGCGCCCCTGCACCCGCCCCACCCCCCACCGAAGCACCGGTCATTATTCCTAAATCTGGCCCGGTAGTTGCGCCGGTAAAATCCCCCGAAGTCAAACCGGTTGCCCCTTTAAAGCCCAGAACCATCAAACTTGAACCCAAACCCTCTGTCAATAAACCTTCTAACACAGCAGCGCCTAAAATTCAATTATCCGCGCCTAAAATCTCTGTGCCAGAAGTCAAACAAACCTCTAGCCCCATCATGCCTCAAATTCAGCCTACAGCTAGTGGTTTAGGAACAGCTAAAAATAGCTATATCGATACAAATCAATATCATGGAAACCCTTCTAAACCTTATGTAGCCCCGCCGGCAGTCGTTTTAACCGAACGTTCAACCGGCTGTCAAACCGTCTCCCAAAATGGACAACTGAACGGAGGATGTGGAGTCGCAGCGAGAAAACAACCGACTCAACCCACCACAACAGTGGCCAAAACCCAACAACGGGCTAACCCGCCACGCAATTTAACTGTAGCCCGCAGCTTAACCGTTGTCAAACAACGACCTCAACCCGTTTCTCCTAGTCGTAATTTAGTTGCGGCCAGTCAACCTCAAACCTTGAGAGTTGCTCAACCCATTTCTTCCACCCAAGTCTCTCGGCCACGCAATACCAGACCTCAACCCGTCAGTGATTCTCAAGTCGTCAGCTTACAACCGATTGAAATGAACGGGGTTAAAATTGCCCTAGCTCCCGTTCCTCGATATAATCGGTCAGCAGGACTAGGAACTCAAGTCGCTCCCACAACTCATAAAACAGACCTCATCTTTCCCGTCGCTATTCCGGCGAAAATTACCTCCGCTTTCGGTTGGCGAGTTCATCCCATCAGTGGAAGTACCAGAATGCACGAAGGAACGGATATCGGCGCTCCTATGGGAACTCCCGTATTAGCCGCTTATGCCGGTGAAGTCGCGGTAGCAGATTGGGTAGGCGGGTACGGATTAATGGTAATTTTACGCCATTTAGAGGGTCAACAAGAATCCCGCTATGCTCACTTATCAGAAGTTTATGTCCAACCGGGTGAACAAGTCGAACAAGGAACAGTCATTGGACGGGTTGGAAGTACCGGATTTTCCACTGGCCCCCACCTCCATTTTGAATGGCGACATCTGACAGAACAAGGTTGGGTAGCCGTCGACGCAGGACTTCATCTAGAATATGCCCTAGAAAACCTGATTCAGTCTATGCCGGTAGCACAAGCGACTCCTAACCCGGAAGGTTAA